In a single window of the Delftia tsuruhatensis genome:
- a CDS encoding ABC transporter substrate-binding protein, whose protein sequence is MQQGRWLGAAMAAGLWGAALAAQAGTVTVLTSFPKELTTAYQKAFEAANPGVKVEILNKNTTAAVAYVRELPEGQRPDIMWASAPDAFEVLARNKLLAAAPETRNPAAPARIGNYPLNDPQGLYYGQALAGYGIMWNTRYLKAHKLAAPREWSDLTRPEYFGHIAISSPSRSGTTQLTVETILQGEGWDKGWRQLLSMMGNAAAVTDRSFAVPDGVNNGQYGIGIVIDFFGLAGKYSGFPVDFAYPAMTAVVPANIALIAGARNADEAKKFMAFTMSVPGQQLLFDPKISRLPILPYSQLKAPAGYPVPQEVAQRAKVQFDANLSESRYAVVISLFDQMVTFRLKELQAATRAIQEAQKALQAKPHARGQELLAQARDIAYSPLVGEANVRDEQFLELFRKSRRDVAVSKELTGLEQMWADKARANYERAGKLAAEARALAK, encoded by the coding sequence ATGCAGCAAGGCAGATGGCTGGGCGCCGCGATGGCGGCGGGATTGTGGGGCGCCGCGCTGGCGGCCCAGGCCGGCACGGTGACGGTGCTGACCTCGTTTCCCAAGGAGCTGACCACGGCCTACCAGAAGGCCTTCGAGGCGGCCAACCCGGGCGTGAAGGTCGAGATCCTGAACAAGAACACCACGGCTGCCGTGGCCTATGTGCGCGAGCTGCCCGAGGGCCAGCGGCCCGACATCATGTGGGCCAGCGCGCCCGATGCCTTCGAGGTGCTGGCGCGCAACAAGCTGCTGGCGGCGGCGCCGGAGACGCGCAATCCGGCCGCACCCGCCAGGATCGGCAACTACCCGCTCAACGACCCGCAAGGCCTGTACTACGGCCAGGCGCTGGCCGGCTACGGCATCATGTGGAACACGCGCTACCTGAAGGCGCACAAGCTGGCCGCGCCCAGGGAGTGGAGCGACCTGACGCGGCCCGAGTACTTCGGCCACATCGCCATTTCCTCGCCGTCGCGATCGGGCACCACGCAGCTGACGGTGGAGACCATCCTGCAGGGCGAGGGCTGGGACAAGGGCTGGCGCCAGCTGCTGTCCATGATGGGCAATGCCGCCGCCGTGACGGACCGCAGCTTCGCCGTTCCCGACGGCGTGAACAACGGCCAGTACGGCATCGGCATCGTGATCGACTTCTTCGGGCTGGCGGGCAAGTACTCGGGCTTTCCCGTGGACTTCGCCTACCCGGCGATGACGGCCGTGGTGCCGGCCAACATCGCGCTGATCGCGGGCGCCAGGAACGCCGACGAAGCGAAGAAGTTCATGGCCTTCACCATGTCGGTGCCGGGCCAGCAGCTGCTGTTCGATCCCAAGATCAGCCGCCTGCCCATCCTGCCCTACAGCCAGCTCAAGGCGCCGGCCGGCTACCCGGTGCCGCAGGAGGTGGCGCAGCGCGCCAAGGTGCAGTTCGACGCCAATCTGTCGGAGTCGCGCTATGCGGTGGTGATCAGCCTGTTCGACCAGATGGTGACCTTCCGCCTCAAGGAGCTGCAGGCGGCCACGCGCGCCATCCAGGAGGCCCAGAAAGCCTTGCAGGCCAAACCCCATGCCAGGGGGCAGGAACTGCTGGCCCAGGCGCGCGACATCGCCTATTCGCCGCTGGTGGGCGAGGCCAATGTCCGGGACGAACAGTTCCTGGAGCTGTTCCGCAAGAGCCGCCGCGACGTGGCCGTGTCCAAGGAACTGACGGGCCTGGAGCAGATGTGGGCCGACAAGGCGCGCGCCAACTATGAGCGCGCGGGCAAGCTGGCCGCCGAGGCGCGCGCACTGGCCAAGTAG
- a CDS encoding ABC transporter ATP-binding protein, translating into MDPVSLECRHISLSYGSNEVLRDVNLKIEPGEFFALLGPSGSGKSTLLRLIAGFNRHQRGELLVGGQDITGVPPHARNIGMVFQNYALWPHMTVFDNVAFGLVERRESHDTIRRKVGEVLELVGLSQYAQRRPGQLSGGQQQRVALARTVVIAPKLLLLDEPLSNLDKQLRVQMREELKNLQRKLGLTTIFVTHDQEEAMTTADRMAVLDKGVLQQVGSAAGLYDYPVNRFVAGFVGTANVLEGEVLAAGGETLSFQVPGLGTLSLPRPAQPPAPGRAALAFRPHQVQIAVSDDAGDASRVWVQGQIESAEFLGEFSRYRVRVGEVAVVADQAHYAGIAMFPTGTPVRLGIEPSQLRYLDA; encoded by the coding sequence CTGGATCCTGTTTCCCTCGAATGCCGGCACATCAGCCTGAGCTACGGCAGCAACGAAGTGCTGCGCGACGTCAACCTCAAGATCGAGCCCGGCGAGTTTTTCGCGCTGCTGGGGCCCTCGGGCTCGGGCAAGTCCACGCTGCTGCGGCTGATCGCTGGCTTCAACCGGCACCAGCGCGGCGAGCTGCTGGTGGGCGGGCAGGACATCACTGGCGTGCCGCCGCATGCGCGCAACATCGGCATGGTGTTCCAGAACTATGCGCTGTGGCCGCACATGACGGTGTTCGACAACGTGGCCTTCGGCCTGGTCGAGCGCCGCGAAAGCCACGACACCATCCGCCGCAAGGTGGGCGAGGTGCTGGAGCTGGTGGGCCTGTCGCAATACGCGCAGCGCCGGCCCGGCCAGCTGTCGGGCGGCCAGCAGCAGCGCGTGGCGCTGGCGCGCACCGTGGTCATCGCGCCCAAGCTACTGCTGCTGGACGAGCCGCTGTCCAACCTGGACAAGCAGTTGCGCGTGCAGATGCGCGAAGAGCTGAAGAACCTCCAGCGCAAGCTGGGCCTGACCACCATCTTCGTGACCCATGACCAGGAGGAGGCCATGACCACGGCCGACCGCATGGCCGTGCTGGACAAGGGCGTGCTGCAGCAGGTGGGCTCGGCCGCGGGCCTGTACGACTATCCGGTCAACCGCTTCGTCGCCGGCTTCGTCGGCACCGCCAATGTGCTGGAGGGCGAGGTGCTGGCGGCCGGTGGCGAGACGCTGTCCTTCCAGGTGCCCGGCCTGGGCACCTTGAGCCTGCCGCGCCCGGCCCAGCCGCCCGCGCCGGGCCGGGCGGCCCTGGCCTTTCGGCCGCACCAGGTGCAGATCGCGGTCAGCGACGATGCCGGCGATGCCTCGCGCGTGTGGGTGCAGGGACAGATCGAGAGCGCCGAATTCCTGGGCGAGTTCTCGCGCTACCGCGTGCGCGTGGGCGAGGTGGCCGTGGTGGCCGACCAGGCGCACTATGCGGGCATCGCCATGTTCCCCACGGGCACGCCCGTGCGCCTGGGCATCGAGCCTTCGCAACTGCGTTATCTCGATGCTTGA
- a CDS encoding ABC transporter permease, with protein MTTTSLEAGQAAARPLPPARGRLALAGWGPWTAFLLILAFLLAFLIVPVGMVIYTAFVNEAGGLTLGHFGNFFGQSVFRESFFNSLGVSVASVFFASLIAVPLAYLTVRFEFRGALLIQTLGVLPLIMPPFVGAVALQLIFGRSGSVNLLLDDWFGVTVPIMEGLTGVIFVESIHYFPFILLNLVAAMRNIDGAMEESALNLGSRGFRLFRRVIFPLAMPGYLAGAALVFVKVFDDLGTPLVMGVTNMLAPQAYLRITSVGLDDPLGYVISVIMIAFSIVALWLAARVMKGKDYATLQKGGSALQKRRLSAWEALLAHGWIALVLLVVLAPHIGILLMSFSKVWSFSVLPDSYTLEHYATVFTDSGYMIGNTLLYCVLAAGLDVVIGTAIAYLILRTRLPARQWLDYLASVALAIPGLVLAIGYLRMFKGADLPFTDTPIVTTWVLIMLAYAVRRLPYALRSCMAALQQVHISLEEAAQSLGASRIGVIRRVMVPLMAGGILAGFVTSFITAAVELSATIMLASAQSQAPMSYGIYLYMQSISGRGPGAALGVLAVVVVGLGTYFSHRFVERSRATVQSTSE; from the coding sequence ATGACCACCACATCCCTGGAGGCGGGGCAGGCCGCTGCCCGGCCCCTGCCGCCCGCGCGCGGCCGCCTGGCCCTGGCGGGCTGGGGGCCCTGGACGGCCTTCCTGCTGATCCTGGCCTTCCTGCTGGCCTTTCTCATCGTGCCCGTGGGCATGGTGATCTACACGGCCTTCGTCAACGAGGCCGGCGGGCTCACGCTGGGCCACTTCGGCAACTTCTTCGGCCAGAGCGTGTTTCGCGAGTCCTTCTTCAACAGCCTGGGCGTGTCTGTGGCCAGCGTGTTCTTCGCCAGCCTGATTGCCGTGCCGCTGGCCTACCTGACCGTGCGCTTCGAGTTCCGGGGCGCGCTGCTGATCCAGACGCTGGGCGTGCTGCCGCTGATCATGCCGCCCTTCGTGGGCGCGGTGGCGCTGCAGCTGATCTTCGGGCGCAGCGGCTCGGTCAACCTGCTGCTGGATGACTGGTTCGGTGTCACCGTCCCCATCATGGAAGGGCTGACTGGCGTGATCTTCGTGGAGAGCATCCACTACTTCCCGTTCATCCTGCTGAACCTGGTGGCGGCCATGCGCAACATCGACGGCGCCATGGAGGAGTCGGCGCTGAACCTGGGCTCGCGCGGTTTCCGGCTGTTCCGCCGCGTGATCTTCCCGCTGGCCATGCCGGGCTACCTGGCGGGCGCCGCCCTGGTGTTCGTGAAGGTGTTCGACGACCTGGGCACGCCGCTGGTGATGGGGGTGACCAACATGCTGGCGCCCCAGGCCTATCTGCGCATCACCTCGGTGGGGCTCGATGACCCGCTGGGCTACGTGATCAGCGTGATCATGATCGCGTTCTCCATCGTCGCGCTGTGGCTGGCTGCGCGCGTGATGAAGGGCAAGGACTACGCCACGCTGCAAAAGGGCGGCAGCGCGCTGCAAAAGCGCCGGCTGTCGGCCTGGGAGGCGCTGCTGGCCCATGGCTGGATCGCCCTGGTGCTGCTGGTGGTGCTGGCGCCGCACATCGGCATCCTGCTGATGTCGTTCTCCAAGGTCTGGAGCTTCTCGGTGCTGCCCGACAGCTACACGCTGGAGCACTACGCCACGGTGTTCACCGACTCGGGCTACATGATTGGCAACACGCTGCTGTACTGCGTGCTGGCGGCGGGGCTGGACGTGGTGATCGGCACGGCCATCGCCTACCTGATCCTGCGCACCCGGCTGCCCGCGCGCCAGTGGCTGGACTACCTGGCCTCGGTGGCGCTGGCGATCCCGGGTCTGGTGCTGGCCATCGGCTATCTGCGCATGTTCAAGGGCGCGGACCTGCCGTTCACCGATACGCCCATCGTCACCACCTGGGTGCTGATCATGCTGGCCTACGCGGTGCGGCGCCTGCCGTATGCGCTGCGCTCGTGCATGGCGGCCCTGCAGCAGGTCCACATCTCGCTGGAGGAGGCCGCGCAAAGCCTGGGCGCCAGCCGCATCGGCGTGATCCGCCGCGTGATGGTGCCGCTGATGGCCGGCGGCATCCTGGCCGGCTTCGTGACCAGCTTCATCACGGCGGCCGTGGAGCTGTCGGCCACCATCATGCTGGCCTCGGCCCAGAGCCAGGCGCCCATGAGCTACGGCATCTACCTGTACATGCAGAGCATCTCCGGGCGCGGTCCGGGCGCGGCGCTGGGCGTGCTGGCCGTGGTCGTGGTCGGCCTGGGCACGTATTTCTCGCACCGCTTCGTGGAGCGCTCGCGCGCCACGGTGCAATCGACTTCGGAGTGA
- a CDS encoding alpha/beta fold hydrolase, whose amino-acid sequence MLQAPSSSPSRTASSAAAADEAPIYVPIRPWRSRMVPVRTLEYHVREWGPVDGDPTLAPLVLAHGWMDVAASYQFVVDAFGDAFMAGRRIIAADWRGFGLSRPAGPCDRHDFADYLGDLDHLLDTLVGDTPVDLVGHSMGGNVAMMYAGARPQRIRRLVNLEGFGMPATRPAQAPRRYAQWMDELRQLRSGELTLKSYAGVQEVAQRLMKTNRRLPRDKALWLAHHWAAPNAEGRWEILGDTAHKLVSAQLFRVDEMLALYAAITAPVLAVEASDDSLGMWWKERYTLAEYHERIRQIPDCRTAVVQDAGHMLHHDQPAAVAGLIEGFLTV is encoded by the coding sequence ATGCTGCAAGCCCCCTCTTCCTCCCCATCTCGCACTGCCTCTTCTGCCGCGGCCGCCGACGAAGCGCCCATCTATGTCCCCATCCGCCCCTGGCGTTCACGCATGGTGCCCGTGCGGACCCTGGAGTACCACGTGCGCGAATGGGGTCCCGTCGATGGCGACCCGACGCTGGCGCCGCTGGTGCTGGCCCATGGCTGGATGGATGTCGCGGCCTCCTATCAGTTCGTGGTCGATGCCTTTGGCGACGCCTTCATGGCGGGCCGGCGGATCATCGCGGCCGACTGGCGCGGCTTCGGGCTGAGCCGTCCTGCGGGGCCCTGCGACCGCCACGACTTCGCCGACTACCTGGGTGACCTGGACCATCTGCTGGACACCCTGGTCGGGGACACGCCCGTGGACCTGGTGGGTCACAGCATGGGCGGCAATGTGGCCATGATGTATGCGGGAGCACGACCGCAGCGCATACGCCGACTGGTCAACCTCGAAGGCTTCGGCATGCCTGCCACCCGGCCCGCGCAGGCGCCCAGGCGCTATGCGCAGTGGATGGATGAGCTGCGCCAGCTGCGCAGCGGCGAACTGACGCTCAAGAGCTATGCCGGCGTGCAGGAAGTGGCCCAGCGGCTCATGAAGACCAACCGCCGCCTGCCTCGGGACAAGGCCCTGTGGCTGGCCCACCACTGGGCGGCGCCCAACGCCGAAGGCCGCTGGGAGATCCTGGGCGACACGGCGCACAAGCTGGTCAGCGCCCAGCTGTTCCGCGTGGACGAGATGCTGGCCCTGTACGCCGCCATCACGGCGCCCGTGCTGGCCGTGGAGGCCAGCGACGACAGCCTGGGCATGTGGTGGAAGGAGCGCTATACGCTGGCCGAATACCATGAGCGCATCCGCCAGATCCCCGACTGCCGCACCGCCGTGGTCCAGGATGCGGGCCACATGCTGCACCACGATCAGCCGGCCGCCGTGGCCGGGCTGATCGAAGGTTTTCTCACGGTCTGA